From Pseudomonas sp. stari2, a single genomic window includes:
- a CDS encoding transporter: protein MTPNRATFPVRLALSLLGCAATLPALATEAGVDNIGPGTDGFFMLPLEVDSLPENMVAFNLYYNHYKSTKLNISSLGGKVPNVEIESTAVIPRLDYLSPVRIFGGRLAGYIAQPWLKQEVSVFGLSDTREGMGDTTIAPIILWDMGKNLTLGAAVEITVPTGEYSVDRLANTSNNFYTYKPLFSFTWLPTERTEVSMKTTYSFNEKNKDTDYKSGQIFHFDYSASYKITDDLMLGVNGYYLKQTTDDKQFGHTVQFAGEDVNDGVRGKVFAIGPALHFTFLKYASAEIRWAKEFDVENRPEGEMLWAKVSIPYAF, encoded by the coding sequence ATGACCCCGAACCGCGCGACATTCCCTGTACGACTGGCGCTGAGCCTGCTCGGCTGCGCCGCGACCCTGCCGGCGCTGGCCACCGAAGCCGGCGTCGACAACATCGGCCCCGGCACCGACGGGTTCTTCATGCTGCCGCTGGAAGTCGACAGCCTTCCCGAGAACATGGTCGCCTTCAATCTTTACTACAACCACTACAAATCGACGAAGCTCAACATCAGTTCGCTGGGCGGCAAGGTGCCAAACGTCGAGATCGAATCCACGGCCGTGATCCCGCGTCTCGACTACCTGAGCCCGGTGCGGATTTTCGGCGGACGTCTGGCCGGTTACATCGCCCAGCCGTGGCTCAAGCAGGAAGTCTCGGTGTTCGGCTTGAGCGACACCCGCGAAGGCATGGGCGATACCACCATCGCGCCAATCATCCTGTGGGACATGGGCAAGAACCTGACTCTCGGCGCCGCCGTGGAAATCACCGTGCCCACCGGCGAGTACAGCGTCGACCGCCTGGCCAACACCAGCAACAATTTCTACACCTACAAACCGCTGTTTTCCTTCACCTGGCTGCCGACCGAGCGCACCGAGGTGTCGATGAAAACCACCTACAGCTTCAACGAGAAAAACAAGGACACCGACTACAAGTCCGGGCAGATCTTCCACTTCGATTACTCGGCCAGCTACAAGATCACCGACGACCTGATGCTCGGCGTCAACGGCTACTACCTCAAGCAGACCACCGACGACAAACAGTTCGGCCACACCGTGCAATTCGCCGGCGAAGACGTGAACGACGGCGTACGCGGCAAGGTCTTCGCCATCGGCCCGGCACTGCACTTCACTTTCCTCAAATACGCCAGCGCGGAGATTCGCTGGGCCAAGGAGTTCGACGTGGAGAACCGGCCAGAGGGGGAAATGTTGTGGGCGAAGGTGAGTATTCCCTATGCGTTCTGA
- a CDS encoding AraC family transcriptional regulator, producing MNAKLQDPTFDLALVSPFLLQTLAEVAASKGLEPQSLCRGLGFDVEDLQDPSQRISYRQAVAMIQRALKALPNQGLGLWVGAQNVLGTLGLLGHVLSLCKNLRDAFELGIRHQHTSGGIVVISVDVVGEQVYVDVECRLPFAEVQIFAVEEFYASLLVYGRALVGETFKPIAVEFVHAAPDYVDEYRRLLGPDVRFGCLHNRMLIDVQWLDVNLPNHHSLALRQAVKLLELEAAQVHQKLDLIQAVERAIARDLSRGSHIEKIAGDLNMSSRTLRRRLTEHSLTFEALLEQVRQARTMSLLANPDMPIERITEEVGYSDVRSFRRAFKRWTGKSPSAWRSECVI from the coding sequence ATGAACGCAAAACTCCAAGACCCCACCTTCGATTTGGCGCTGGTGTCGCCATTTCTGTTGCAGACCCTGGCCGAAGTCGCCGCCAGCAAGGGCCTGGAGCCGCAAAGCCTGTGCCGTGGCCTGGGCTTTGACGTCGAGGATCTGCAGGATCCGTCGCAGCGGATTTCCTATCGCCAGGCCGTGGCCATGATCCAGCGGGCGCTCAAGGCCTTGCCCAATCAGGGGTTGGGCCTGTGGGTCGGTGCGCAGAACGTGCTCGGCACCCTGGGGTTGCTCGGGCACGTGCTGTCGCTGTGCAAAAACTTGCGCGATGCGTTCGAACTGGGGATTCGCCATCAACACACGTCAGGCGGGATCGTGGTGATCAGCGTGGATGTGGTGGGCGAGCAGGTGTACGTCGACGTGGAGTGCCGCTTGCCGTTCGCTGAGGTGCAGATATTCGCCGTCGAAGAGTTTTACGCCAGCCTGCTGGTCTACGGTCGGGCGCTGGTGGGTGAGACGTTCAAGCCGATTGCCGTGGAGTTTGTGCATGCCGCGCCGGATTACGTCGATGAATACCGGCGCCTGCTGGGGCCGGACGTGCGCTTCGGCTGTCTGCACAACCGCATGCTGATCGACGTGCAATGGCTGGATGTGAACCTGCCCAATCACCATTCGCTGGCGTTGCGTCAGGCAGTCAAATTGCTGGAGCTGGAAGCGGCGCAGGTGCATCAGAAGCTCGATCTGATTCAGGCCGTGGAACGCGCCATTGCCCGGGACCTGAGCCGGGGCAGCCACATCGAAAAGATCGCCGGCGACCTGAACATGAGCAGCCGCACCTTGCGCCGGCGGCTGACCGAACACTCACTGACCTTCGAAGCGTTGCTGGAGCAAGTGCGCCAGGCGCGAACCATGAGCCTGCTGGCCAATCCCGACATGCCGATCGAGCGTATTACCGAGGAAGTCGGCTACAGCGACGTGCGCAGTTTTCGCCGCGCGTTCAAGCGCTGGACAGGGAAGAGCCCGAGTGCGTGGCGCAGCGAGTGCGTCATCTGA
- a CDS encoding Dyp-type peroxidase: protein MSYYQPGILATPVPPQARHLFFALESVEALPQAIDNLLNLVDGKSAVVGFGESLVKALNVNIDGLRSFPALTGVGVENPSTQHALWVWLHGVDRGELLNRSTALEAALAPALRLVQMQEAFRHKDGHDLTGYEDGTENPHDEAAIAAALQSEGADGLVGGSFAAIQQWQHDLKGFHALSAEDKDNIMGRRLSDNEEIDDAPVSAHVKRTAQESFAPEAFVVRRSMPWIEGDRAGLMFLAFGFSLDAFEAQLRRMSGLEDGITDGLYRISRPITGGYYWCPPLQNGHLDLRALRIG from the coding sequence ATGAGTTACTACCAGCCGGGCATTCTCGCCACCCCAGTTCCGCCGCAAGCACGTCACCTGTTTTTCGCCCTCGAGTCGGTTGAAGCGCTGCCGCAGGCGATCGACAACCTGCTGAACCTGGTGGACGGCAAGTCGGCGGTAGTCGGTTTCGGTGAATCCTTGGTCAAGGCCCTGAATGTGAACATCGATGGCCTGCGCAGCTTTCCGGCGCTGACCGGCGTTGGCGTGGAAAACCCGTCGACCCAGCACGCCCTGTGGGTCTGGCTGCACGGTGTCGACCGCGGCGAGCTGCTCAACCGCAGTACCGCACTTGAGGCCGCACTGGCCCCGGCGTTGCGTCTGGTGCAGATGCAGGAAGCCTTCCGCCACAAGGACGGCCATGACCTCACCGGTTATGAAGACGGCACTGAGAACCCGCACGACGAAGCCGCCATCGCCGCCGCACTGCAAAGTGAAGGCGCCGACGGTCTGGTTGGTGGCAGCTTTGCTGCGATCCAGCAATGGCAGCACGACCTCAAGGGTTTCCATGCACTGTCCGCTGAAGACAAGGACAACATCATGGGCCGTCGCCTGAGCGACAACGAAGAGATCGACGACGCACCGGTGTCCGCCCACGTCAAGCGTACCGCCCAGGAAAGCTTCGCCCCGGAGGCCTTCGTCGTGCGCCGTTCGATGCCGTGGATCGAAGGCGACCGCGCCGGCCTGATGTTCCTGGCGTTCGGTTTCTCCCTCGATGCCTTCGAAGCGCAACTGCGCCGCATGAGCGGTCTGGAAGACGGCATCACCGACGGTCTGTACCGCATCAGCCGGCCGATCACCGGTGGCTACTACTGGTGCCCGCCGCTGCAAAACGGCCACCTCGACCTGCGCGCGTTGCGCATCGGCTAA
- a CDS encoding Gfo/Idh/MocA family protein produces the protein MKVVRWGMIGCGSVAERKSGPAFYKAPGSALVAVMGRRLEAVSDYAARHGIARTYTDVDALINDPEVDAVYIATPPDSHHAYSLKVAAAGKHCCVEKPMALNARQSREMQQVFADAGLHLFVSYYRRSLPRFQQVRQWLEQGRIGEVRHLSWTLTKAPSPRDLDGSANWRTDPAVAGGGYFADLASHGFDLFQYLLGDIVEVAGFTARQAGLYAAEDAVSASWRFASGALGMGCWSFVADRREDRVEIIGSQGRIGFSVFDEHPVELRADEGISLEIPHHEHIQWHHVLGMNAQIRGESLHPATGAEALKIDWVMDQILKRH, from the coding sequence ATGAAAGTGGTGCGCTGGGGCATGATCGGTTGCGGCAGTGTCGCCGAACGCAAGAGCGGGCCGGCCTTCTACAAAGCCCCCGGCTCGGCGTTGGTGGCGGTGATGGGGCGACGCCTCGAAGCCGTGTCCGATTACGCCGCGCGTCACGGCATCGCCCGGACTTACACCGACGTCGATGCCCTGATCAATGACCCCGAGGTGGACGCGGTGTATATCGCCACGCCACCCGACAGCCACCACGCTTACAGCCTGAAAGTCGCCGCCGCCGGCAAGCATTGCTGCGTGGAAAAACCCATGGCCCTCAACGCCAGGCAAAGCCGCGAGATGCAGCAAGTGTTTGCCGATGCCGGTCTGCACTTGTTCGTCTCCTATTACCGCCGTTCGTTGCCGCGTTTCCAGCAGGTGCGGCAATGGCTGGAACAGGGTCGCATAGGGGAAGTCCGGCACCTGAGCTGGACGCTGACCAAGGCGCCGTCGCCCAGGGATCTGGATGGCAGCGCCAACTGGCGCACCGATCCGGCGGTGGCCGGTGGCGGCTATTTCGCGGATCTGGCCAGCCATGGTTTTGACCTGTTCCAGTACCTGCTCGGCGATATTGTCGAGGTGGCCGGGTTCACGGCGCGTCAGGCCGGGTTGTACGCGGCGGAAGATGCGGTCAGCGCCAGTTGGCGATTCGCATCGGGTGCGCTGGGCATGGGCTGCTGGAGCTTTGTTGCGGACCGGCGCGAGGATCGGGTCGAGATCATCGGCAGCCAAGGGCGGATCGGCTTTTCGGTGTTCGACGAGCATCCGGTCGAGCTGCGCGCCGATGAGGGCATCAGCCTGGAAATCCCCCATCACGAACACATCCAGTGGCACCACGTGCTGGGCATGAACGCGCAGATTCGCGGCGAATCACTGCATCCGGCGACAGGGGCAGAGGCCCTGAAGATCGATTGGGTCATGGATCAAATCCTCAAGCGCCACTGA
- a CDS encoding GntR family transcriptional regulator has protein sequence MTDNVLSLGSVPLHTQLRDVLRARILDGEYPQDSQMPSESELGTLFKVSRITVRQALGDLQKEGLIFKIHGKGTFVAKPKTFQNVSTLQGLAESMTGRGYEVINRLRSFKFIAADKLVAERLQVAEGEIVAQIKRVRLINREPISLEITYLPKAIGERLEKADLVTRDIFLILENDCGIALGHADLAIDAVLADSDLTQALNVEAGSPIMRIERLTHDANGQPLDFEHLYYRGDAFQYRLRIDRQKGA, from the coding sequence ATGACCGATAACGTTCTCTCTCTGGGCAGTGTCCCGTTGCACACCCAACTGCGCGACGTGCTGCGCGCCCGCATTCTCGACGGCGAATACCCGCAAGACAGCCAGATGCCGTCTGAAAGCGAGCTCGGCACGCTGTTCAAGGTCAGCCGCATCACCGTGCGCCAGGCCCTGGGCGATCTGCAGAAAGAAGGGCTGATCTTCAAGATCCATGGCAAAGGCACCTTCGTCGCCAAACCCAAGACCTTCCAGAATGTCAGCACCTTGCAAGGCCTCGCCGAGTCCATGACCGGTCGTGGCTATGAGGTGATCAACCGCCTGCGCAGTTTCAAATTCATCGCCGCCGACAAACTGGTCGCCGAGCGTTTGCAGGTTGCCGAAGGCGAAATCGTCGCGCAGATCAAACGCGTGCGCCTGATCAACCGCGAGCCGATCTCGCTGGAAATCACCTACCTGCCCAAAGCCATAGGCGAGCGGTTGGAGAAGGCCGATCTGGTGACCCGCGACATCTTCCTGATCCTCGAAAACGACTGCGGCATTGCCCTCGGCCACGCCGATCTGGCCATCGACGCGGTGCTGGCCGACAGCGACCTGACCCAGGCGCTGAACGTCGAGGCCGGCTCGCCGATCATGCGCATCGAGCGCCTGACCCACGACGCCAACGGCCAGCCGCTGGACTTCGAACACCTTTACTACCGTGGCGATGCGTTCCAGTACCGCCTGCGGATCGACCGGCAAAAAGGGGCGTGA
- a CDS encoding fumarate reductase/succinate dehydrogenase flavoprotein subunit, producing MTRNTLEQEYDIVVIGGGTAGPMAAIKAKEKNKELRVLLVDKANVKRSGAISMGMDGLNNAIIPGHSTPEQYTKEITIANDGIVNQAAVYAYATHSFETIEQLDRWGVKFEKDETGDYAVKKVHHMGAYVLPMPEGHDIKKVLYRQLKRARVSITNRLVCTRLLTDEEGAVNGVMGFDCRTADFHVIKAKAVILACGAAGRLGLPSSGYLMGTYENPTNAGDGYAMAYHAGAELANLECFQINPLIKDYNGPACAYVTGPLGGYTANNKGERFIECDYWSGQMMWEFHQELESGNGPVFLKLDHLAEETIQNIEEILHSNERPSRGQFHANRGTDYRTQMVEMHISEIGFCSGHSASGVWVNERAETSVKGLYSAGDMAAVPHNYMLGAFTYGWFAGHNAADFVAGREFSALDVEQIEKEKARVYAPLDREHGLPPAQVEYKLRRFVNDYLQPPKVTKKMEIGLQRFSDIERDLNEMKANNAHELMRAMETSVIRDCAEMAARASLFRAESRWGLYHYRVDHPQRDDREWFCHCHLKKGEDGRMISFKKAVEPYIIPLDAEEMQAYDRLRVGAFAA from the coding sequence ATGACCCGCAATACCTTAGAGCAGGAATACGACATCGTCGTGATCGGCGGCGGCACCGCCGGCCCGATGGCCGCGATCAAGGCCAAGGAAAAGAACAAGGAACTGCGCGTGTTGTTGGTCGACAAGGCCAACGTCAAGCGCAGCGGTGCGATCAGCATGGGCATGGACGGCCTGAACAACGCAATCATTCCCGGCCACTCGACGCCGGAGCAGTACACCAAGGAAATCACCATTGCCAACGACGGCATCGTCAATCAGGCGGCGGTGTACGCCTACGCGACCCACAGTTTCGAAACCATCGAACAGCTCGACCGCTGGGGTGTGAAGTTCGAGAAGGACGAAACCGGCGATTACGCGGTGAAGAAAGTCCACCACATGGGCGCCTACGTGCTGCCGATGCCGGAAGGGCACGACATCAAGAAAGTCCTTTATCGCCAGTTGAAGCGCGCGCGGGTGAGCATCACCAACCGACTGGTCTGCACACGCTTGCTGACCGACGAGGAGGGCGCCGTCAACGGTGTGATGGGGTTTGACTGCCGCACCGCCGACTTCCATGTGATCAAGGCCAAGGCAGTGATCCTCGCCTGTGGCGCGGCCGGGCGACTCGGTCTGCCGTCCTCGGGTTACCTGATGGGCACCTATGAAAACCCGACCAATGCCGGCGACGGCTATGCGATGGCGTACCACGCCGGGGCCGAGCTGGCGAACCTCGAGTGCTTTCAGATCAACCCGCTGATCAAGGACTACAACGGCCCGGCCTGCGCCTACGTCACTGGCCCGCTCGGTGGCTACACCGCCAACAACAAGGGTGAACGCTTCATCGAATGCGACTACTGGAGCGGGCAGATGATGTGGGAGTTCCACCAGGAGCTGGAAAGCGGTAACGGTCCGGTATTCCTCAAACTCGATCACCTGGCCGAGGAAACCATCCAGAACATCGAGGAAATCCTCCACAGCAACGAGCGCCCGAGCCGCGGCCAGTTCCACGCCAATCGCGGCACCGATTACCGCACGCAGATGGTCGAGATGCACATCTCGGAAATCGGTTTTTGCAGCGGCCACTCGGCGTCCGGGGTGTGGGTCAACGAACGGGCGGAAACGTCGGTGAAAGGTTTGTACTCGGCCGGTGACATGGCCGCCGTGCCGCACAACTACATGCTCGGCGCGTTCACCTACGGCTGGTTCGCCGGACATAACGCAGCGGACTTTGTCGCCGGGCGCGAGTTCTCCGCTTTGGATGTCGAGCAGATCGAGAAGGAAAAGGCCCGGGTCTACGCACCGCTGGACCGCGAACACGGCCTGCCACCGGCGCAGGTTGAGTACAAGCTGCGGCGCTTCGTCAACGACTACCTGCAACCACCGAAAGTGACGAAGAAGATGGAAATCGGCCTGCAACGTTTCAGCGACATCGAACGCGATCTCAACGAAATGAAGGCCAACAACGCCCACGAACTGATGCGCGCCATGGAAACCAGTGTGATCCGCGACTGCGCCGAAATGGCCGCTCGCGCCTCGCTGTTCCGCGCCGAAAGTCGCTGGGGCCTCTACCACTACCGCGTCGATCACCCGCAACGGGACGACCGCGAATGGTTCTGCCACTGCCACCTGAAGAAGGGCGAAGACGGGCGCATGATCAGTTTCAAGAAAGCCGTCGAGCCTTACATCATTCCCCTCGATGCCGAGGAAATGCAGGCCTACGACCGTTTGCGGGTTGGCGCTTTCGCCGCTTGA
- a CDS encoding ferredoxin family protein: MAYQAQEIFFRSNAPVTVDEDKCIAEKGCTVCVDVCPMDLLAINPATQKAYMAFDECWYCMPCEKDCPTGAVKVEIPYLLR, from the coding sequence ATGGCCTATCAAGCCCAGGAAATCTTCTTCCGCTCCAATGCTCCCGTCACCGTGGACGAGGACAAATGCATCGCCGAAAAGGGCTGCACCGTGTGCGTCGACGTTTGCCCGATGGACCTGCTGGCGATCAACCCGGCCACGCAAAAGGCCTACATGGCTTTCGATGAGTGCTGGTACTGCATGCCCTGCGAAAAGGACTGCCCGACCGGTGCGGTGAAAGTCGAAATCCCGTATCTGCTTCGCTAA